ACCTGCTGGTGGCAATTTTGGTAATGCCCTGGAAAGCTGTGACCGAAATTGCTGGCTTTTGGCCCTTCGGCTCGTTCTGCAACATTTGGGTGGCCTTTGATATAATGTGCTCCACAGCCTCCATTTTGAACCTGTGCATCATCAGTGTGGACAGATACTGGGCTATATCAAGCCCCTTCAGATATGAGAGGAAGATGACGCCCAAAGTGGCATTCGTTATGATCAGCGTGGCATGGACCCTGTCACTGCTCATCTCTTTCATTCCCGTGCAGCTGAACTGGCACAAGGCTCAAACCGCCAGTCTTTCAGAACTGAACGGCAGCTATGGGCCACTGCTGTCGGACAACTGCGACGCAAGCCTCAACCGGACTTATGCCATCTCGTCCTCcctcatcagcttttacattCCTGTTGCCATCATGATCGTCACGTACACTCGGATTTACAGAATCGCCCAGAAGCAGATCAGGAGGATCTCGGCCCTGGAGAGGGCGGCGGAGAGTGCCAAGAACCGTCACAGCAGCATGGGCAACAGCTCCAGCATCGAGTCCGAGAGCTCCTTCAAGATGTCCTTCAAAAGAGAAACCAAAGTTTTAAAAACTCTCTCGGTTATAATGGGGGTCTTCGTATGCTGCTGGCTGCCCTTTTTTATCCTCAACTGCATGGTGCCCTTCTGTGAGCCCACCTCACCCACCAGCAGCGCAGACTTTCCCTGCATAAGCTCCACCACGTTTGATGTCTTTGTCTGGTTTGGATGGACCAACTCTTCACTTAACCCCATCATCTATGCCTTTAACGCAGACTTCCGTAGAGCTTTCTCCATTCTCTTGGGTTGCCACAGACTCTGTCCCATCAGTAATGCCATAGAGACGGTCAGCATCAACAACAATGGGGCCCCGCCACCTTCTTTCCATTACCAGCCAAAGGGGTTCATACCCAAAGAGGGTAATGTGACTTACCTGATTCCTCACTCCATACTCTGCCAAGATGACGAACCACAGAAAACGGATGAGGAAGACATTGGGATTAAGACACTGGAAAAACTATCGCCTGCAGTGTCAGGTAACCTGGATAGTGAGGCTGATATATCCTTGGAAAAGATCAACCCCATAACTCAAAATGGACAGCATAAACATGAACAAAATTGAAATGTGAACAGCTtctctaaaaagaaaaaaaacaagaaactttGGACTGTGGAACTTAGACaaccaaactaaacaaaacaactaaatagaacaaaaggaaacaaatccATAAGTGACTTGAAGATTAGCATAAAATGATTGCAGATTTTTACAAATGAACTTCACTAAGGACCTTAAAACCCTGTGTAGTGATCAAACAGAATGTTCTAAAGAAGGCACTTTATACTGAAACAAAAACCTATCTGCAAAATACTTTCTACatttgttaagtaaataaatacataaataaaatgatatatgaataaatacctaattttaaaaaagcaaaatgtaaaacattaaaaaaacttgCATGTGTAGAGAAACTGGCTGCCCGTTAAAAAAAAAGGGTTGCCTGGAAGTAGCAAATTAGCAAGCTATTCATGTAGGTGAGGTAACAGtgctttatatatacagtatattttaaatactttttttcctacTTTTAGGTTAAAAGGTTTGgaatattttgctgtgaattgccgtatgtactttatttttgtatttatttctatttttaattaaaatgatttgaCACTTCAGGTCATTGCTAGTTTGCTAACAGTACTTAATCAATACTTACTATGGGTTTATGATATGTTATCTAATTAAACCTTAACCACTTTCATGACCCATTA
This is a stretch of genomic DNA from Amia ocellicauda isolate fAmiCal2 chromosome 11, fAmiCal2.hap1, whole genome shotgun sequence. It encodes these proteins:
- the drd1b gene encoding dopamine receptor D1b, giving the protein MDFNITTVIDSDYAERDSSARVLKGCFLSLLILSTLLGNTLVCVAVTKFRHLRSKVTNFFVISLAVSDLLVAILVMPWKAVTEIAGFWPFGSFCNIWVAFDIMCSTASILNLCIISVDRYWAISSPFRYERKMTPKVAFVMISVAWTLSLLISFIPVQLNWHKAQTASLSELNGSYGPLLSDNCDASLNRTYAISSSLISFYIPVAIMIVTYTRIYRIAQKQIRRISALERAAESAKNRHSSMGNSSSIESESSFKMSFKRETKVLKTLSVIMGVFVCCWLPFFILNCMVPFCEPTSPTSSADFPCISSTTFDVFVWFGWTNSSLNPIIYAFNADFRRAFSILLGCHRLCPISNAIETVSINNNGAPPPSFHYQPKGFIPKEGNVTYLIPHSILCQDDEPQKTDEEDIGIKTLEKLSPAVSGNLDSEADISLEKINPITQNGQHKHEQN